DNA from Anaerolineales bacterium:
GATGTGTTCGTTCACTTCTCCGCTATCCAGGGCGATGGCTACCGCGAGCTGCAGGAAGGGCAGCGGGTCGAGTTCGCGATTGCCCAGGGGCCGAAGGGCCTGCAGGCCGAATCGGTCACCATCCTGTAAACCAACCCGTACCCCGACGGAGCCCCCGGGAAGCCCCCGGGGGCTCTTTTGTTTGGCCCAGCCGCCGCAGGGCACAGGCGCTGGCTTGCGCGGAGGGATCCCCGCTGCACCGGAGGTCGGCGCGGCGGCGAGGAATAGCTCACAGATCGCCCTCGATCCCCGTCTTTCGGCCGGGCACTGGTGCCCCCCAGACGGCAGCCT
Protein-coding regions in this window:
- a CDS encoding cold shock domain-containing protein, with protein sequence DVFVHFSAIQGDGYRELQEGQRVEFAIAQGPKGLQAESVTIL